The following nucleotide sequence is from Anaerolineales bacterium.
TAATTCCAGGCGCGGCCATGGAATATCGAAGCTGATCTCGTGACCATCATAGGTGACTTTTCGGGTGCCCAGCACGCGGTCGCACACGTAGGCGATCATCTGCTCAGTCATCTCCATCACCTTCAGGTAATCGGCATAGGCACAGTAAAACTCCAGTTGAGTGAACTCAGGGTTGTGTTTGTACGACACACCCTCATTACGGAAATCGCGCCCGATCTCATACACGCGCTCGAGACCCCCCACCAGCAGGCGCTTGAGATACAGCTCAAACGAAATGCGCAGGTACAGGTCCTGGTGCAACTGGTTGTGGTGGGTGATGAACGGTTTGGCAGCAGCCCCCCCGTAGATGGGCTGTAAGATCGGCGTTTCAACTTCCAGGAAACCCTGCCCGTCCAGGTAACTGCGTAAGGCAGATACAATGGCTGTCCTGTTCTTGAAGATCTGGCGTACTTCCGGGTTAACCGCCAGGTCAGCATAGCGCTGGCGATAGCGCGTCTCAGGGTCTGCCAGTAGGGCATGGCGAACGATCTCTCCCTCCACCACTTCGTCCTTGGCAGCGGGCAACGGCGCGATGGCCTTGGCCAGCATCTGGAATGCTTCTACCCGTACTGAAACCTCTCCTGCTCGAGTGCGGAACACCTCACCAGTGGCCTGGACAAAATCACCCAGGTCAAACTGATGGTTGAACAGGTCAAGCTGTTCCTGACCGATATCATTGGCACGCAAGAACAACTGCAGCCTGCCTTCGCCATCCTCAATGTGCGCAAAGGTGATCTTTCCCATCGGGCGTATGGAGCGCAGTCGGCCAGCCACAGCCACCCGCACTGGCGCTCCCTGCTGCCCCTCAGCGGCTGCTACTTCAGCGGCTTCAAACTCACGGTAAGCTGCCTGGCTGGTGTGGGTACGCAGCGTGCGGGTAGGGTAGGGTTCGATCCCTATGAGGCGCAATTGCTCGATTTTTTCCAATCGGTTCTGTTCGAGGTTGGATAATTCGTTCGTCATAGCATTTCTCCACGCGATCTACATTATTAAGCAAAAACCCCGCGCAAGGAAACCAAGCGCGGGGCCGATTCTAAGCCCCTTGTTTACTCCACCTTCACCAGGCTTACGGCGAAAGAGCCACCGGGTGCATCTACGCGGACCACATCGCCGGGGTGATGATCCATCAGGGCTCGCCCGAGTGGCGACTCGTTGGAGATGCGCCCATCGCGCGGTGATGCTTCAGCTGGGCCCACAATGGTGTAAACTTCCTCAGGATTATCGCCTTCCTTTATCGTAACGGTCGAGCCAACCTGGACGTGATCTTCCTTGGCAGCTTCTTCGATCACATGCGCGTTCGCCAAAAGCATCTCCAGGTCCTGGATGCGTCCTTCTACGAAAGCCTGCTCGTTTTTCGCTGCTTCGTACTCAGCATCTTCAATTAGCTCTCCGCCTTCCATTGCCTCATGTAATCGTTCGGCAACTTCGTGGCGTTTTATCGTTCGCAAGTATTCCAGTTCTTCCTGTAGTTTCTGGAAGCCTTGCTTGGTCAAGAATGAGGGAGGCATCTTCCTAATCCTATCTATAAATATTAAAGAACCACTCCCCCAAAGCGATTCTTTACATTAAATTGGGACACCGGTGCTAAAACCTGAAATGCCCCTTATGAAAAGTATGCGGTATGTAGGGAAACGACTTTTCCCGTATACCGCGGCGTGATTTTAGCACAGATTCAATGGAATCGCAAGATGATTCGGGTCTCGCACGATCTTGTCAAGGGGCAGCTTGCTGTTTTGATAATTCTATTTCATCTGTTTATTCTGGTTAATCTTGCCATGGCCAATCGATGAGCTGCCACTTCCCTTGGCTGGCCGCCGGGTACCCTCCGAAGGTGTACCAGACTTGTTTCTCAGCAGGGCAGGCTACGTTTGCGTACACGGTCCACCAGTTTTCCCGGTGGGCTTCGATCCGTCCATCGGCCAGGCTGGCAATCAGGTCTTCAGGATAGCTGATTTCCCCTTGTCGATTGACTAATCTCTCAGTCATGCGGGCTAAAAGTTCTTCCCGCAGCTTAGAATTTTGGTAGCCTTCAGGCAAAGGCCGGTTGCAGAAGTGATTGGTTCCCACCAGCCAGCCTTGCGCCGGAGTG
It contains:
- the lysS gene encoding lysine--tRNA ligase, with translation MTNELSNLEQNRLEKIEQLRLIGIEPYPTRTLRTHTSQAAYREFEAAEVAAAEGQQGAPVRVAVAGRLRSIRPMGKITFAHIEDGEGRLQLFLRANDIGQEQLDLFNHQFDLGDFVQATGEVFRTRAGEVSVRVEAFQMLAKAIAPLPAAKDEVVEGEIVRHALLADPETRYRQRYADLAVNPEVRQIFKNRTAIVSALRSYLDGQGFLEVETPILQPIYGGAAAKPFITHHNQLHQDLYLRISFELYLKRLLVGGLERVYEIGRDFRNEGVSYKHNPEFTQLEFYCAYADYLKVMEMTEQMIAYVCDRVLGTRKVTYDGHEISFDIPWPRLELRQGLINSSGIDIAQYPTAHSLEAAMKERGIESKPGESRGKLIDQLLSDFLEPTLIQPTFLYDYPRDISPLAKSKPGDPLTVERFEGYVAGFELCNAFTELNDPLDQEKRFLEMGRDYAAEDEERHPMDEDYLRAMRYGMPPNGGFGMGVDRLVMLLTGNPNIREVILFPPRRTREE
- a CDS encoding transcription elongation factor GreA — translated: MPPSFLTKQGFQKLQEELEYLRTIKRHEVAERLHEAMEGGELIEDAEYEAAKNEQAFVEGRIQDLEMLLANAHVIEEAAKEDHVQVGSTVTIKEGDNPEEVYTIVGPAEASPRDGRISNESPLGRALMDHHPGDVVRVDAPGGSFAVSLVKVE